The following proteins come from a genomic window of Macaca thibetana thibetana isolate TM-01 chromosome 15, ASM2454274v1, whole genome shotgun sequence:
- the IFNA8 gene encoding interferon alpha-8, protein MALTFYLLMALVVLSYKPFSSLGCDLPQTHSLGYRRPLVLLAQMRRISPFSCLKDRHDFELPQEEFDDKNFQKAQAISVLHEIIQQTFNLFNTKNSSAAFNETLLDEFYIELDQQLNDLESCVMQEVGVTETHLMYEDSILAVKKYFRRITLYLTEKKYSPCAWEVVRAEIMRSFSLSINLQKRLKSKE, encoded by the coding sequence ATGGCCTTGACCTTTTATTTACTGATGGCCCTAGTGGTGCTCAGCTACAAGCCATTCAGCTCTCTGGGCTGTGATCTGCCTCAGACCCACAGCCTGGGTTACAGGAGGCCCTTGGTGCTCCTGGCACAAATGAGAAGaatctctcctttctcctgcctgaagGACAGACATGACTTTGAATTACCCCAGGAGGAGTTTGATGACAAAAACTTCCAGAAGGCTCAAGCCATCTCTGTCCTCCATGAGATAATCCAGCAGACCTTCAACCTCTTCAACACAAAGAATTCATCTGCTGCTTTCAATGAGACCCTTCTAGATGAATTCTACATCGAACTTGACCAGCAGCTGAATGACCTGGAGTCCTGTGTGATGCAGGAAGTGGGGGTGACAGAGACTCACCTGATGTACGAGGACTCCATCCTGGCTGTGAAGAAATACTTCCGAAGAATCACTCTCTATCTGACAGAGAAGAAATACAGcccttgtgcctgggaggttgtCAGAGCAGAAATCATGAGATCCTTCTCTTTATCAATCAACTTGCAAAAAAGATTGAAGAGTAAGGAATAA